CGCAGACGTCGAGCTGGCCGGCCTGTGGCACTCCGCTGCCCCTGGTGTCGCGCGTCAAGACAGAGCAGCAGGAGTCGGACTCTGTGCAGTGCACGCCCGTGGCCAAGCGGCTGTGGGACAGCGGCCAGAAGGAGGCCGGGGGCGGCAGCGGGGGCAATGGCAGCCGCAAGATGGCCAAGTTCTCCACGCCAGACCTGGCTGTCAACCGGCCGGCCCAGCAGGCCCCCGTGGTGGCGGCGGCACAGCCCACCGGGGTGGCGGCGGGGGCGGGAGCCGGGCCGCCAACAGGgggtgcggcggcggcggcggcggcggcagcaggcGGTGTGAGCGGGCCCAGCACGTCAGAGCGGACCAGCCCCGGCACCTCAAGCGCCTACACCAGCGACAGCCCCGGCTCCTACCACAAtgaggaggacgaggaggaggacgCGGGCGAGGAGGGCACGGACGAGCAGTACCGGCAGATCTGCAACATGTACACCATGTACAGCATGATGAACGTCGGCCAGACTGGTGAGGTGCCCCGCAAGCCCCAGCCCggccccactgccctccccaccacTGCCACTCCGACCCCAGCACACCTCTCTCCCCCCTGCACAGCCGAGAAGGTGGAGGCCCTCCCTGAGCAGGTGGCCCCTGAGTCTCGGAATCGCATCCGAGTGCGGCAGGACCTAGCGTCTCTCCCCGCCGAGCTCATCAACCAGATTGGCAACCGCTGCCACCCCAAGCTCTACGACGAGGGCGACCCCTCAGAGAAGCTGGAGCTGGTGACAGGTGGGCTGGCCTCACCTCGACCCTCAGCTCCCCCTGCCACCCCATTTGGGTTGGGTCCTGGGGCCCCTGACACCCCTTCATATTGATACGAATCAAAGGCTTGCCTGTAGGTTTCCACCCCAGAGGCGGGTATAAGCATCGGCCGGCATTTTTGGCCACATGGGCATAGGTCAGTGGTTTCGTGGGGGTGGTTCCAGGGATGACCAACACAGAGCTTAAGAATCTGGCCGCAGGACTCATGGtgctgggggcagtctctcctttCCTGAGTGTCGAGAAGGCAGCTGTGGGTTGagttgttggggtggggggtgtcttgGTCGGCCCTGGCTATCCTCTcgccccctccccctgcaggcACCAACGTGTACATCACGAGGGCGCAGCTCATGAACTGCCACGTCAGCGCAGGCACACGCCACAAGGTCCTGCTGCGGCGCCTCCTGGCCTCCTTCTTTGACCGGTGAGGCCCCCGCCAGAGCCCCAGGGGTTGAGGGGACTCGTCATCGGGGGGCCTGACTCCCCTCCCCTGTACCTCACCCAGGAACACGCTGGCCAACAGC
This genomic window from Cervus canadensis isolate Bull #8, Minnesota chromosome 4, ASM1932006v1, whole genome shotgun sequence contains:
- the NACC1 gene encoding nucleus accumbens-associated protein 1; this encodes MAQTLQMEIPNFGNSILECLNEQRLQGLYCDVSVVVKGHAFKAHRAVLAASSSYFRDLFNSSRSAVVELPAAVQPQSFQQILSFCYTGRLSMNMGDQFLLMYTAGFLQIQEIMEKGTEFFLKVSSPSCDSQGLHAEEAPSSEPQSPVAQTSSWPACGTPLPLVSRVKTEQQESDSVQCTPVAKRLWDSGQKEAGGGSGGNGSRKMAKFSTPDLAVNRPAQQAPVVAAAQPTGVAAGAGAGPPTGGAAAAAAAAAGGVSGPSTSERTSPGTSSAYTSDSPGSYHNEEDEEEDAGEEGTDEQYRQICNMYTMYSMMNVGQTAEKVEALPEQVAPESRNRIRVRQDLASLPAELINQIGNRCHPKLYDEGDPSEKLELVTGTNVYITRAQLMNCHVSAGTRHKVLLRRLLASFFDRNTLANSCGTGIRSSSNNPSRKPLDSRVLHAVKYYCQNFAPNFKESEMNAIAADMCTNARRVVRKSWIPKVKPLMAEGDAYTTFISYTGKIEPDMMGVEHGFETASHDGEAGPSAEEALQ